The Nicotiana tomentosiformis unplaced genomic scaffold, ASM39032v3 Un00206, whole genome shotgun sequence genome contains the following window.
tagaaatttcggcagagtctcctctataattgggcctatccacctgtcagagaacctTAGAAactaatcctaacaacatatacacaATCCAATGAAGCAACATAATATGAtacaacaccaaccgtggccttataagcaatacattaccggaaaggaacacccttagcatAAACTGTACAAGTGACACATAATTCATagggaacaatttcatagaaACGATtgcatagctattcaaacaaatgagggtacttcttcttcatttcttcttcagcctcccaagtggcctcttcaacctgccgATTTTTCCATAACACTTTCATAGAGGCAATATCTTTATTTCTtagctttcggacttgcctatcaagaatagaaactggaatttcttcataagtcaattcctcattaatctCAATAGTTTCAACCAGAACAATGAGTgccgggtctccaactactttcttcaacctAGACATATGAAAGATCTCAGGTGGTAGCACAAATTTGTATGCCAcatgaccaatcctctgaatgattctgtacggtccgacatacctcagactcaatttcccttttttaCCAAATCGCCTTACACcattcatgggggaaaccttcaagaatacccaatcatcttctttgaactccaaattcctacgacgaacatccaaataggacttctgacaattctgagcagtcttcaaccgctccttaatgattttaacattTTTCATAGCCAGATGCACGAGGTCTGGACCTAtaaactctgcttccccaattttgaaccacccaattggagatctacatctcctactatattaatcctcaaacggtgccatttgaatgctaccgtgatagctattgttatatgcaaattctataagtggtaaaagatcatcccagctacctttgaagtctagaacacaagcgtgcaacatatcctcaagcatttgaatacgccgctctacctgcccgtcagtctgcgggtgaaaggctgtactaagattcacctgagtacccaaaccttgctgaaatttctttcaaaaattagtagtgaattatgctccccgatcagaaatgatggaaactagggtgCAATAAAACTTGACTATTTCAttaatatacaactgagcatattgttccgctgtattggtagccttaaccggcaaaaagtgtgctgatttcgtgagtcgatccacaattacccaaatcgagtcaaacatacgaggagtacgaggtaatcctaccacaaagtccatattaatcatttcccacttccatattggaatttctatttTCTTTGCCAACCCACCGGaccgttggtgttcggccttcacttgctgacaatttggacacttcGCCACAAACtatgctacattcctcttcatatcattcaaccagtagacttccttcagatcatgatatattttcatagaacctgggtgcacggaatacctagaagtgtgagcttcagtaaTAATTCTTTcatggagaccatccacatttggaacacatagtcgtccttggtaccttagtgtaccatcatccatgccaagagaaaattGAAAAGGCCAtgttcttatgtttatgaatcctatgtttcaattgcaccaacaatggatcgtatTGCTTCTCTTTAATTTTCACAACAatcgatgattcagccctattttgcacagttacccctccttcactagatttcgcaagacgaactcccaaactagccaatcggtgaacttccctggccaatggcctttgatatgcctccaagtgtgctaaattacccatagatttctggctaagagcgtcctccacaacattggcctttcccgggtgatacatgatatcaatgtcgtaatctttgagtaactcaagccatcttctttgcctcagattcttatggtccgtgaatatatccacatggaccccatataaataatgacgccaaattttcaatgtaaataccaccgccgcaagttctaaatcgtGCGTTGGATAGTTTTTTTCATGAttttgagttgcctagaggcataaatGATCGTCTTGCCACATTgcatcattagtggaacatctatatcacATTTTGAtttcatatgacctcctaggaattgagttctacaaaaatttCCTTGATACAGTTACAgtcttattagtacttgcaacttgcTTTTC
Protein-coding sequences here:
- the LOC138903942 gene encoding uncharacterized protein, whose protein sequence is MKNVKIIKERLKTAQNCQKSYLDVRRRNLEFKEDDWVFLKVSPMNGVRRFGKKGKLSLRLKKVVGDPALIVLVETIEINEELTYEEIPVSILDRQVRKLRNKDIASMKVLWKNRQVEEATWEAEEEMKKKYPHLFE